One segment of Ziziphus jujuba cultivar Dongzao chromosome 12, ASM3175591v1 DNA contains the following:
- the LOC112493156 gene encoding putative pentatricopeptide repeat-containing protein At1g68930, with protein sequence MYWSSNYYSGLLKLCCERRNQGLAKKLHCHILRTLAYPETFLFNNLIDTYGKLGSVKYARRTFDQMRQPNVFSWNTILSAYSKSGCLYEMQEIFDRMPSHDGVTWNALISGYASFGSVADSVKVYRLMVRDGPVNLNRITFSTMVILSSSKGCLDLGRQVHGQIVKFGFEFYLFVGSPLVDMYSKAGLIYDAKKVFDGMAERNVVMFNTMLTGLLRCGLIEDSECLFRRMPEKDSISWTTMITGLTQNGLEREAINKFRDMRLEDLGMDQFTFGSVLTACGGILALEEGKQIHAYIIRTYPRDNIYVGSALVDMYCKCKSIKSAETVFKRMPRKNVVSWTAMLVGYGQNGHSEEAVRIFCEMQREGVEPDDFTLGSVISSCANLASLEEGAQFHGQALVSGLISFITVSNALVTLYGKCGSIEDSNRLFNEMSIRDEVSWTALVSGYAQFGKASETIALFEKMLANALKPDGVTFIGVLSACSRAGLVEKGHEYFESMVKKHGITPTSDHYTCMIDLLGRAGRLEEAKGFINKMPFKPDAIGWATLLSSCRLHHNVEIGKWAADFLLEIEPHNPASYILLSSIYAANGKWDDVAKLRRGMRDKGVRKEPGCSWIKYKSRVHIFSADDRSNPFSDQIYAELEKLNCKMIDEGYVPDMGSVLHDVEESEKMKMLNHHSEKLAIAFGLIFIPAGLPIRVVKNLRVCGDCHNATKYISKITKREILVRDAVRFHLFKDGTCSCGDFW encoded by the coding sequence ATGTATTGGTCCTCTAACTATTACAGTGGCTTGCTCAAACTCTGCTGCGAAAGAAGAAATCAAGGACTGGCAAAGAAACTCCATTGCCATATACTCAGAACCTTGGCATACCCAGAAACCTTTCTTTTCAATAACCTCATTGACACCTACGGTAAATTAGGCAGCGTAAAGTATGCACGCCGTACGTTCGATCAAATGCGTCAACCAAATGTTTTCTCATGGAACACCATTCTATCCGCTTATTCCAAATCGGGTTGCCTTTATGAGATGCAAGAGATCTTTGATCGAATGCCCAGTCATGATGGAGTCACTTGGAATGCGCTTATTTCTGGGTATGCGTCTTTTGGTTCAGTGGCCGACTCGGTGAAGGTTTATAGGCTGATGGTAAGAGATGGACCTGTTAATCTGAATCGAATTACGTTCTCTACTATGGTCATACTTTCTTCGAGTAAAGGGTGTCTTGATTTGGGTCGGCAGGTGCATGGGCAAATAGTGAAATTTGGGTTCGAGTTCTACTTGTTTGTTGGTAGTCCTTTGGTGGACATGTATTCCAAAGCAGGGTTGATATATGATGCAAAGAAGGTTTTTGATGGGATGGCAGAGAGAAATGTGGTTATGTTTAATACAATGCTGACTGGGCTTTTACGATGTGGGTTGATAGAAGATTCTGAATGTTTGTTTCGTAGAATGCCagaaaaagattcaatttctTGGACAACAATGATTACTGGACTTACCCAGAATGGTTTGGAAAGAGAAGCGATTAACAAGTTTCGAGACATGAGATTAGAAGACTTAGGTATGGATCAATTTACATTTGGTAGCGTATTGACGGCATGTGGAGGAATCTTGGCCTTGGAAGAAGGCAAACAAATTCATGCTTACATTATTAGGACTTATCCTAGGGATAACATATATGTTGGGAGTGCTCTTGTTGACATGTATTGCAAGTGTAAAAGCATAAAATCTGCTGAAACAGTTTTCAAGAGGATGCCCCGGAAAAACGTTGTATCTTGGACTGCAATGCTAGTTGGTTATGGCCAGAATGGGCATAGCGAAGAAGCTGTAAGAATTTTTTGTGAAATGCAGAGAGAAGGTGTTGAACCAGACGATTTTACTCTGGGAAGTGTAATTAGCTCATGTGCGAACCTAGCAAGCTTAGAAGAGGGTGCCCAGTTTCATGGTCAAGCTCTAGTTTCAGGCTTGATTTCTTTCATCACTGTTTCCAATGCACTTGTTACATTGTATGGTAAATGCGGAAGCATTGAAGACTCCAATAGGTTGTTCAATGAGATGAGCATAAGGGATGAAGTCTCCTGGACTGCATTGGTTTCAGGGTATGCCCAGTTTGGAAAAGCCAGTGAGACTATTGCTTTGTTTGAAAAGATGTTGGCCAATGCTTTAAAGCCTGATGGGGTTACTTTCATTGGGGTTCTTTCAGCTTGCAGTAGAGCAGGACTAGTGGAGAAAGGACATGAATATTTTGAGTCAATGGTGAAAAAACATGGAATTACACCAACTTCTGATCACTACACTTGCATGATTGATCTTCTTGGGCGAGCTGGAAGGTTAGAAGAAGCAAAAGGCTTTATAAACAAGATGCCTTTTAAACCTGATGCTATTGGTTGGGCCACCTTGCTAAGCTCGTGTAGACTTCATCATAATGTAGAAATTGGAAAATGGGCAGCTGATTTTCTTCTGGAAATAGAGCCCCATAACCCTGCAAGCTATATCTTGCTCTCAAGCATCTATGCTGCTAATGGGAAATGGGATGATGTAGCCAAATTAAGGAGAGGAATGAGAGATAAGGGGGTGAGAAAGGAGCCAGGATGTAGTTGGATCAAATATAAAAGCCGAGTGCACATTTTCTCAGCAGATGACCGGTCAAATCCATTTTCAGATCAGATATATGCTGAGCTGGAGAAACTAAATTGCAAAATGATAGATGAGGGTTATGTGCCGGATATGGGTTCTGTTCTTCATGATGTTGAGGAATCAGAGAAGATGAAGATGCTGAACCATCATAGTGAGAAGCTTGCAATTGCCTTTGGGTTAATTTTTATTCCAGCTGGCCTTCCCATAAGGGTAGTTAAAAACCTTAGGGTCTGTGGTGATTGCCATAATGCCACTAAATATATCTCTAAGATCACAAAAAGAGAGATACTTGTAAGAGACGCTGTCCGATtccatttatttaaagatgGAACATGTTCATGTGGGGATTTTTGGTGA
- the LOC107429134 gene encoding transcription factor bHLH49 isoform X2, with amino-acid sequence MDMGDRDKFELENKNEDPMNYSPGMSSDWRFGGSNLTNTSMGLVSVGNSMAVSKGDLIGSSCSSASMMDSFGPTLWEQPTNSQSLGFCEMNVPSNSNTVSTLGIRKGSPGSWRNGTDRALDMYWNPPNSMSKGGMFLPNVPGVLPQSLSQLPADSAFIERAARFSCFNGGNFGDMVNSFAIPESMGIYSRGGGMMHGAQDILGGNGLKPVSGLQSQKNELSVGEASKDASLTVEHGPTDGAPLKNERKSESLVRSHDEAKQGVGNGGSGNESDEAEFSGGGQEEPSMLEGHGGEPSAKGLGSKKRKRNGQDMDLDQAKGASQQPGESAKDNTEFQHKGDQNHGTATNKATGKHSKQGSQASDPPKEEYIHVRARRGHATNSHSLAERVRREKISERMKFLQDLVPGCSKVTGKAVMLDEIINYVQSLQRQVEFLSMKLATVNLRLDFNIEGLLAKDSRVGPSSTLAFSPEMPMSYPSLHPSQQGLIQAGHPGIGSSSDVLRRTISSQLTPLTGGFKEPNQLPNVWEDELNNVVQMSFGTSAPPSSHDVDGSLPAGHMKVEL; translated from the exons ATGGATATGGGAGACAGAGATAAATTTGAGTTAGAAAATAAGAATGAAGATCCAATGAACTATTCGCCTGGAATGTCTTCAGACTGGAGATTTGGTGGATCAAATCTTACAAATACATCTATGGgcttggtttcggttggaaatTCAATGGCAGTTAGCAAGGGTGATTTAATTGGTTCTTCTTGTTCCTCAGCTTCAATGATGGACTCATTTGGCCCAACACTTTGGGAGCAACCCACCAATTCACAAAGcttgggtttttgtgaaatgaaTGTCCCTAGCAATTCGAACACTGTAAGCACATTAGGAATTAGAAAAGGCAGTCCTGGCTCATGGCGAAATGGTACTGATAGAGCTCTTGATATGTATTGGAATCCACCGAATTCAATGTCAAAGGGTGGTATGTTCTTACCAAATGTGCCTGGAGTGCTTCCACAAAGCTTATCCCAGTTGCCAGCTGACTCTGCTTTTATAGAGCGTGCCGCAAGGTTCTCATGCTTCAATGGTGGGAATTTTGGTGACATGGTTAACTCTTTTGCAATTCCTGAATCCATGGGAATTTACTCAAGAGGTGGGGGAATGATGCATGGAGCTCAAGACATTTTAGGAGGCAATGGATTGAAACCAGTGTCTGGTTTGCAGTCTCAAAAGAATGAGCTGAGTGTGGGTGAAGCTTCAAAAGATGCTTCTTTGACTGTTGAGCATGGGCCTACCGATGGGGCCCCACTCAAGAATGAGAGGAAAAGTGAGAGCCTAGTAAGATCTCATGACGAAGCAAAACAAGGTGTTGGTAATGGTGGGTCTGGTAATGAATCTGATGAAGCTGAATTTAGTGGTGGTGGCCAAGAGGAGCCATCCATGTTGGAGGGTCATGGAGGTGAACCTTCTGCTAAGGGGCTTGGCtcgaagaaaaggaaaagaaatggaCAG GATATGGATCTTGATCAAGCCAAAGGAGCTTCACAACAACCTGGTGAATCAGCAAAGGATAATACTGAATTTCAACATAAGGGAGACCAAAACCATGGTACAGCCACAAACAAGGCTACTGGAAAACATAGTAAACAGGGGTCCCAAGCTTCAGATCCACCAAAAGAAGAATATATTCATGTTAGAGCTCGAAGAGGGCACGCAACAAACAGCCATAGTCTTGCAGAGAGA GTCAGAAGGGAAAAGATTAGTGAAAGGATGAAGTTTCTTCAAGACCTTGTACCTGGATGCAGCAAG GTAACTGGTAAGGCAGTGATGTTAGACGAAATCATTAATTATGTACAGTCGTTGCAACGGCAGGTTGAG TTTCTGTCGATGAAGCTCGCAACGGTGAATCTGAGACTAGATTTTAACATTGAAGGGCTCCTTGCAAAAGAC TCACGGGTTGGTCCATCATCTACACTAGCATTTTCCCCAGAGATGCCAATGTCTTATCCTTCACTACATCCATCTCAACAAGGACTTATTCAGGCAGGCCACCCGGGCATTGGGAGTTCTTCTGATGTACTTCGGAGAACCATTAGTTCTCAGTTGACACCTCTAACTGGGGGATTCAAGGAACCTAATCAG CTACCAAATGTGTGGGAGGATGAGCTCAACAATGTAGTACAGATGAGCTTCGGAACCAGTGCTCCTCCTAGTAGCCATGATGTGGATG GGTCTTTGCCAGCAGGTCATATGAAAGTTGAACTTTGA
- the LOC107429134 gene encoding transcription factor bHLH49 isoform X1: protein MDMGDRDKFELENKNEDPMNYSPGMSSDWRFGGSNLTNTSMGLVSVGNSMAVSKGDLIGSSCSSASMMDSFGPTLWEQPTNSQSLGFCEMNVPSNSNTVSTLGIRKGSPGSWRNGTDRALDMYWNPPNSMSKGGMFLPNVPGVLPQSLSQLPADSAFIERAARFSCFNGGNFGDMVNSFAIPESMGIYSRGGGMMHGAQDILGGNGLKPVSGLQSQKNELSVGEASKDASLTVEHGPTDGAPLKNERKSESLVRSHDEAKQGVGNGGSGNESDEAEFSGGGQEEPSMLEGHGGEPSAKGLGSKKRKRNGQDMDLDQAKGASQQPGESAKDNTEFQHKGDQNHGTATNKATGKHSKQGSQASDPPKEEYIHVRARRGHATNSHSLAERVRREKISERMKFLQDLVPGCSKVTGKAVMLDEIINYVQSLQRQVEFLSMKLATVNLRLDFNIEGLLAKDILQSRVGPSSTLAFSPEMPMSYPSLHPSQQGLIQAGHPGIGSSSDVLRRTISSQLTPLTGGFKEPNQLPNVWEDELNNVVQMSFGTSAPPSSHDVDGSLPAGHMKVEL from the exons ATGGATATGGGAGACAGAGATAAATTTGAGTTAGAAAATAAGAATGAAGATCCAATGAACTATTCGCCTGGAATGTCTTCAGACTGGAGATTTGGTGGATCAAATCTTACAAATACATCTATGGgcttggtttcggttggaaatTCAATGGCAGTTAGCAAGGGTGATTTAATTGGTTCTTCTTGTTCCTCAGCTTCAATGATGGACTCATTTGGCCCAACACTTTGGGAGCAACCCACCAATTCACAAAGcttgggtttttgtgaaatgaaTGTCCCTAGCAATTCGAACACTGTAAGCACATTAGGAATTAGAAAAGGCAGTCCTGGCTCATGGCGAAATGGTACTGATAGAGCTCTTGATATGTATTGGAATCCACCGAATTCAATGTCAAAGGGTGGTATGTTCTTACCAAATGTGCCTGGAGTGCTTCCACAAAGCTTATCCCAGTTGCCAGCTGACTCTGCTTTTATAGAGCGTGCCGCAAGGTTCTCATGCTTCAATGGTGGGAATTTTGGTGACATGGTTAACTCTTTTGCAATTCCTGAATCCATGGGAATTTACTCAAGAGGTGGGGGAATGATGCATGGAGCTCAAGACATTTTAGGAGGCAATGGATTGAAACCAGTGTCTGGTTTGCAGTCTCAAAAGAATGAGCTGAGTGTGGGTGAAGCTTCAAAAGATGCTTCTTTGACTGTTGAGCATGGGCCTACCGATGGGGCCCCACTCAAGAATGAGAGGAAAAGTGAGAGCCTAGTAAGATCTCATGACGAAGCAAAACAAGGTGTTGGTAATGGTGGGTCTGGTAATGAATCTGATGAAGCTGAATTTAGTGGTGGTGGCCAAGAGGAGCCATCCATGTTGGAGGGTCATGGAGGTGAACCTTCTGCTAAGGGGCTTGGCtcgaagaaaaggaaaagaaatggaCAG GATATGGATCTTGATCAAGCCAAAGGAGCTTCACAACAACCTGGTGAATCAGCAAAGGATAATACTGAATTTCAACATAAGGGAGACCAAAACCATGGTACAGCCACAAACAAGGCTACTGGAAAACATAGTAAACAGGGGTCCCAAGCTTCAGATCCACCAAAAGAAGAATATATTCATGTTAGAGCTCGAAGAGGGCACGCAACAAACAGCCATAGTCTTGCAGAGAGA GTCAGAAGGGAAAAGATTAGTGAAAGGATGAAGTTTCTTCAAGACCTTGTACCTGGATGCAGCAAG GTAACTGGTAAGGCAGTGATGTTAGACGAAATCATTAATTATGTACAGTCGTTGCAACGGCAGGTTGAG TTTCTGTCGATGAAGCTCGCAACGGTGAATCTGAGACTAGATTTTAACATTGAAGGGCTCCTTGCAAAAGAC ATCCTTCAGTCACGGGTTGGTCCATCATCTACACTAGCATTTTCCCCAGAGATGCCAATGTCTTATCCTTCACTACATCCATCTCAACAAGGACTTATTCAGGCAGGCCACCCGGGCATTGGGAGTTCTTCTGATGTACTTCGGAGAACCATTAGTTCTCAGTTGACACCTCTAACTGGGGGATTCAAGGAACCTAATCAG CTACCAAATGTGTGGGAGGATGAGCTCAACAATGTAGTACAGATGAGCTTCGGAACCAGTGCTCCTCCTAGTAGCCATGATGTGGATG GGTCTTTGCCAGCAGGTCATATGAAAGTTGAACTTTGA